A DNA window from Oncorhynchus tshawytscha isolate Ot180627B linkage group LG13, Otsh_v2.0, whole genome shotgun sequence contains the following coding sequences:
- the LOC112265298 gene encoding coiled-coil domain-containing protein 9, translating to MSTVVDLKTKEEKDAELDRRIEALRKKNEALVRRYQEIEEDKKKAEQEVIAVKTHPPRKGRSHDGPPEGDRWRTEKESFTVTVDLSKPAGEKRVINDWKQGPPRDSEEGDDPRPQGESPPRRALPGRLSRGGQRQGGSRQERREQRPDRSLADSRQSHDRPPREGRPPREQRPPREDRGPSVEGPGEGPGHSERAPRGGRRGRGEREGGGPPHGSDRKSKEWEEKRRQNIETMNEEMEKIAEYERGQRPAEGDKPIRNFLDDPRRSGPVPDMDRKEGSRRHVRNWGGVDFDNVKTGSEKEWTSRRPGGPKGSMDMTMSMTGRERAEYLRWKKEREEIDEERLARHRNATGQWRREWDSQKTDSLFKEDPAVAVEGMLPAQGCRDDVKGPPKAPTFGDFLGQGRGPREGGKGRGPRQSYSMHDNRWEKEEEKEKEDKPKKEEKTQKEERKPKSPSSQKMEKSGDADEDEWEDASDEEDEDAEGDDYSEEDDEGEEEGKDGQSTKKAPRPETTALKPATTSPLPSTPPSATSPKDKRTPRPKVYIPYPQEAQNSPDGLKPLSPFSPLDGHQPVRDWGEEMEMQSPRSSMGESTPKPPSTDEGPAQVKVQEDSRNSSPSPTPSPNEKERDKRTDEAPAAAPILEVDQGLSEPATPPETAPDTSEQPSSG from the exons ATG TCTACAGTGGTGGATCTCAAGACAAAGGAGGAGAAGGATGCAGAGCTTGACAGACGGATCGAGGCTCTGCGCAAGAAGAATGAAGCTCTGGTCCGGAGGTACCAG GAAATAGAAGAGGACAAAAAGAAGGCGGAGCAGGAGGTTATTGCCGTGAAGACGCACCCACCCAGGAAGGGCCGCTCTCACGATGGCCCGCCAGAGGGAGACcgatggaggacagagaaagagagcttcACTGTCACCGTAGACCTCTCCAAACCTGCAGGG GAGAAACGGGTGATCAATGACTGGAAACAAGGGCCACCGCGGGACTCTGAGGAGGGAGACGACCCCAGGCCCCAAGGTGAAAGCCCCCCGCGGAGGGCTTTGCCTGGGCGGCTCAGCAGGGGTGGACAAAGACAGGGAGGATCacggcaggagaggagagagcaacgCCCTGACAGATCCCTAGCAGACTCACGCCAGTCTCATGACAGACCACCAAGAGAGGGGAGACCACCAAGAGAGCAGAGACCACCAAGAGAGGACAGGGGTCCAAGCGTGGAGGGGCCAGGAGAGGGCCCCGGCCACAGTGAACGTGCCCCACgcggaggaagaagaggaaggggagaaagagaaggaggaggaccacCACACGGTAGTGACAGGAAGTCTAAG GAgtgggaggagaaaaggaggCAGAACATTGAGACGATGAACGAGGAGATGGAGAAGATTGCAGAGTATGAAAGAGGACAAAGG CCTGCCGAGGGAGACAAGCCCATCCGTAACTTCCTGGATGACCCGCGGCGCTCCGGCCCAGTCCCGGACATGGACCGCAAGGAGGGCAGCCGCCGACACGTTCGAAACTGGGGCGGCGTAGACTTTGACAATGTGAAGACGGGATCTGAGAAGGAGTGGACA agTCGGAGACCAGGAGGCCCTAAGGGCTCCATGGATATGACCATGTCTATGACTGGCCGGGAGCGTGCCGAGTACCTCCGCTGGAAGAAGGAGCGTGAGGAGATTGACGAGGAGCGCCTGGCCAGGCACAGGAACGCCACGGGCCAGTGGAGACGGGAATGGGACTCCCAGAAGACTGACAGCtt GTTCAAGGAGGACCCAGCTGTGGCTGTGGAGGGCATGCTGCCAGCCCAGGGATGCAGAG ACGATGTGAAGGGGCCTCCGAAGGCGCCCACGTTCGGAGACTTCCTGGGGCAGGGTAGAGGACCCAGGGAGGGGGGGAAGGGACGAGGACCGAGACAGAGCTACAG CATGCACGATAACCGctgggaaaaggaggaggagaaagagaaggaagacaaacccaagaaggaggagaagactcAGAAGGAGGAACGGAAACCCAAATCTCCCTCATCACAAAAG ATGGAGAAGAGTGGTGATGCAGATGAGGATGAGTGGGAGGATGCCAGCGACGAAGAGGACGAAGATGCGGAAGGGGATGACTACTCCGAGGAAGacgatgagggggaggaggaagggaaagacGGGCAGTCCACAAAGAAGGCACCTCGCCCAGAAACCACTGCATTGAAACCCGCCACCACCTCACcccttccctccactcccccctccGCAACCAGTCCCAAAGACAAGCGCACCCCAAGGCCCAAAGTCTACATCCCCTACCCACAGGAGGCTCAGAACTCCCCCGATGGCCTCAAGCCCCTCAGTCCCTTTTCTCCCCTGGACGGCCACCAGCCGGTCAGAGACtggggggaggagatggagatgcaGTCACCCCGGAGCAGTATGGGGGAAAGCACCCCAAAACCCCCCAGCACTGATGAGGGCCCTGCCCAGGTTAAGGTCCAAGAAGACAGCCGCAACTCCAGCCCCagcccaacccccagtcccaacGAGAAGGAGAGGGACAAACGAACAG atgagGCCCCTGCCGCCGCTCCTATCCTGGAGGTTGACCAGGGCCTGTCTGAGCCGGCCACACCCCCAGAGACGGCCCCAGACACCTCAGAGCAGCCATCTTCAG GCTGA